A genomic region of Pelodiscus sinensis isolate JC-2024 chromosome 1, ASM4963464v1, whole genome shotgun sequence contains the following coding sequences:
- the LOC142826611 gene encoding olfactory receptor 52L1-like isoform X2 → MSNLSWRLTRPTFILVGIPGLEVAHVWISIPFCTMYIIALLGNSAILFIVKREPSLHEPMYYFLCMLAVTDLFLSMSTLPKILSIFWFNSREIDFNACLAQMYFFHCFSAMESGIFVAMALDRYVAICDPLRHSTILTNPVVAKIGLAVALRGGMLLVPYPILARRWPYCRTNIIPHTYCEHMAVVNLACTDTRISNYYGLFVVFSVIGMDVFCIVVSYVQILRAIFSLPTKDARLKTFGTCGSHLCVILAFYMPGLFSFLTHRFGQNVPPHFHILLANVYLLVPPMLNPIIYGVRTKQIRDSLFQIFTNKGT, encoded by the exons ATGTCCAACCT gagctggagactgacaaggc ccaccttcatcctggtGGGCATTCCTGGTCTTGAGgtggcccatgtctggatctccatccccttctgcactatGTACATCATAGCCCTCTTGGGGAATTCtgccatcctgttcattgtgaagagggagccgagcctccatgagcccatgtactatttcctctgcatgctggccgtcaccgACCTCTTCCTGTCCATGTCCACCCTGCCCAAAATtttgagcatcttctggttcaattccagggagatcgattttaATGCCTGTCTTGCCCAGATGTACTTCTTCCATTGTTTCTCAGCTATGGAGTCTGGGATCTTTGTAGCCATGGCTTtagatcgctacgtggccatctgtgatcctctgagacattccaccatcctgacaaaccctGTGGTGGCCAAGATTGGCCTGGCCGTGGCTCTGCGTGGTGGCATGCTCTTAGTGCCCTATCCCATCCTTGCCAGAcggtggccatattgcagaacaaATATCATTCCCCACACGTACTGTGAGCACATGGCCGTAGTGAACCTGGCCTGCACAGACACCCGCATTAGTAattactacggcctctttgtggtATTCTCTGTGATTGGCATGGATGTTTTTTGTATTGTTGTGTCTTAtgtccagatcctcagggccatcttcagcctcccgacaaaggacgcccggctcaagacttttgggacctgtggCTCCCACCTCTGTGTCATCTTAGCATTTTACATGCCaggtctcttctccttcctcacacaccGATTTGGCCAGAATGTGCCCCCGCATTTCCATATTCTCCTTGCCAATGTGTACCTCCTGGTACCTcccatgctaaaccccatcatctatggggtgaggaccaaacagatccgggacagtCTATTCCAGATTTTCACTAATAAAGGGACCTAA
- the LOC142826611 gene encoding olfactory receptor 52M1-like isoform X1 — translation MSDSNITEFINPSTFILVGIPGLEVAHVWISIPFCTMYIIALLGNSAILFIVKREPSLHEPMYYFLCMLAVTDLFLSMSTLPKILSIFWFNSREIDFNACLAQMYFFHCFSAMESGIFVAMALDRYVAICDPLRHSTILTNPVVAKIGLAVALRGGMLLVPYPILARRWPYCRTNIIPHTYCEHMAVVNLACTDTRISNYYGLFVVFSVIGMDVFCIVVSYVQILRAIFSLPTKDARLKTFGTCGSHLCVILAFYMPGLFSFLTHRFGQNVPPHFHILLANVYLLVPPMLNPIIYGVRTKQIRDSLFQIFTNKGT, via the coding sequence ATGTCAGATTCTAATATAACCGAGTTCatcaacccctccaccttcatcctggtGGGCATTCCTGGTCTTGAGgtggcccatgtctggatctccatccccttctgcactatGTACATCATAGCCCTCTTGGGGAATTCtgccatcctgttcattgtgaagagggagccgagcctccatgagcccatgtactatttcctctgcatgctggccgtcaccgACCTCTTCCTGTCCATGTCCACCCTGCCCAAAATtttgagcatcttctggttcaattccagggagatcgattttaATGCCTGTCTTGCCCAGATGTACTTCTTCCATTGTTTCTCAGCTATGGAGTCTGGGATCTTTGTAGCCATGGCTTtagatcgctacgtggccatctgtgatcctctgagacattccaccatcctgacaaaccctGTGGTGGCCAAGATTGGCCTGGCCGTGGCTCTGCGTGGTGGCATGCTCTTAGTGCCCTATCCCATCCTTGCCAGAcggtggccatattgcagaacaaATATCATTCCCCACACGTACTGTGAGCACATGGCCGTAGTGAACCTGGCCTGCACAGACACCCGCATTAGTAattactacggcctctttgtggtATTCTCTGTGATTGGCATGGATGTTTTTTGTATTGTTGTGTCTTAtgtccagatcctcagggccatcttcagcctcccgacaaaggacgcccggctcaagacttttgggacctgtggCTCCCACCTCTGTGTCATCTTAGCATTTTACATGCCaggtctcttctccttcctcacacaccGATTTGGCCAGAATGTGCCCCCGCATTTCCATATTCTCCTTGCCAATGTGTACCTCCTGGTACCTcccatgctaaaccccatcatctatggggtgaggaccaaacagatccgggacagtCTATTCCAGATTTTCACTAATAAAGGGACCTAA